In Candidatus Polarisedimenticolia bacterium, a genomic segment contains:
- a CDS encoding MopE-related protein translates to MRPPLRFGLAALAVVAAVLPAPSLGSVPLHGTVEIEYANADGTFRSPVRWALGDQARTLRRGDVDGNGIFDLLVAYETLDSAGTRHSRVGTLVGTGAGNFNFGPSLAIGNPDELVVGLTLADLVTPLDGVLDFDVFLSVDPAGLSPAATRYRYKGNGNGTFTFNSSLAGVSPPPEPDFPILLQLDGQLGNDRVGVNRRTRGRSDLPLAAGANPGNVNAPDAFAEPPGDDYAGTIAIRLKPTFSNVCIQIFYTLDGNTPVIGNPDTFALIYPFKVPLYVFKSTTVTFFARCNVTQQQGPIRQAVYDLAQPLQTDSDNDGLPDAYEIMPDGKARAGFDPLKPNLDSDGDGISDLVEVLQGTDPFSPSNVISNPPGLYVLSGTAANGAPALTDSKVRTVSIEGKVLLPSFPALVHADGTWSILIAEPNTDTLPAAVDDNEPDGDVLLTRFIAAFELPSVTPPATWTDGDTWLAAAQAAYGQNQLLAGVTLDPPASGMAALAGHEAAERLLDLGAPPADPQNTQLGRPGKGLSEADFILLSTVTDAGTHAFLLNKSIGDPNVSVLDPYAQFATDLLATIAEVGASAETPSEEALAQHLADGTLDAALIPGMLTRGYDAADLLAVAARAKAESGAISGVVVGAIALDKLQLPENAANGVAQQHIAAVRQQGDLILAIVDQAGGDVGALAAIEAGGEALAEACLQAQQQGGPSIPQPSLPGPDTASGTQVSKSGATILLGPSLVQGPSPARGPSPALSDTGCGASVLYTALLAADTPARKASLLANMGSLVFAIRAADCDPAALAQIAASVGGYLVPDTVAPVTSITPAPGYFTGPELPVDLFTNERASIYMKTGGGNPVPGEAGTLRFLGRATLMLTSDTEVRYFAIDPGGNQETVKSATYRLDRDADGVPDVSDNCLYVPNPSQADADADGRGDACDPARCGNGALEFGETCDDGNLLDGDGCSRTCLPQKRVDLAAQAADLTLLGAGAGHGLGRSLAAGKGPIGGSSTGWAAVAYTGWTFGAATGLPGVLVVGLRPPFGGGTRDLATQPAETTFGDARGGDCGASVLAADVNRDGLDDLVIGCPTWIEPPEPEKGAVFVYLAPFAAGEIVIGPATAQVSILGGQAGEHLGAAVAAGDWDADGDLDIFAGAPSFDLTPALENGRAVLVLLDHFGPPSYDLGVTTAPPALELRGAAGSHLGSSVALGDLDGDGRPEAAAGAPDASPIGRGFAGAAYVHPDSNSAPGGVVNVVANANRVALIQGAAAGDAAGRRVRLGDLSDDGRADLVLSAPLADGATPPGGTDGGAVYVGFEASSRLSPGSVVDLAGPASWITKIEGPALNGKGNEVVIEDLDIDHEGEVITGAPFAPPGRGRVVAHSPRPGAPALDPAQEEARAPLLLTGKADGDHLGLGLAARDFNEDGRPDLAVGAPDASPSGRNRAGSVYIFLMPGADADHDGLPNTVDLCPHDPLGINPAAILHGGIYVQADADGDGRGDDCDNCPASFNPSQIDGDGDGAGDPCDPAPAAIPAAPCDGVFDVLNGYPDSDGDGFGDACDCRPLLASAHPGAPEICDGADSNCDGAVLLVEADADADGYAVCRSDCDDGNPLRHPGAAEACNRIDDDCDGVVPSAEADLDQDGLASCEGDCLDSNPAVRPGIPEVCRNGLDDNCNGRIDNQEAACVSPSCVGIALGAAGSDPVLTLGNPLACPTGFTLPRPIDLIWGNVADLRIANGQVHLGTVTPIACGQIAAAYLFDPQPPAIGKSDFYLARETGQASYGSGTGGLPRRPDAADCP, encoded by the coding sequence ATGAGACCGCCCCTGCGCTTCGGCCTGGCGGCGCTCGCCGTGGTCGCGGCCGTGCTGCCGGCCCCCTCGCTCGGCAGCGTACCGCTGCACGGCACGGTCGAGATCGAGTACGCCAACGCCGACGGCACGTTCCGGTCGCCGGTGCGCTGGGCGCTCGGCGATCAGGCGCGCACGCTGCGGCGCGGGGACGTCGACGGCAACGGGATCTTCGACCTGCTCGTGGCGTACGAGACGCTCGACAGCGCCGGCACCCGTCACAGCCGCGTGGGGACGCTGGTCGGCACGGGGGCCGGCAATTTCAACTTCGGCCCCTCCCTCGCCATCGGCAACCCGGACGAGCTGGTGGTCGGCCTCACGCTGGCCGACCTCGTGACCCCTCTCGACGGGGTGCTCGATTTCGACGTCTTCCTGTCGGTCGATCCGGCCGGCCTCTCCCCCGCCGCGACCCGCTACCGCTACAAGGGGAACGGAAACGGCACCTTCACCTTCAACTCGAGCCTCGCCGGCGTGAGTCCGCCGCCGGAACCCGACTTCCCGATCCTCCTGCAGCTCGATGGCCAGCTCGGCAACGATCGCGTCGGCGTGAACCGGCGCACCAGGGGGCGCTCCGACCTGCCGCTCGCGGCCGGCGCCAATCCGGGGAACGTGAACGCTCCCGACGCCTTCGCCGAGCCGCCGGGGGACGACTACGCCGGCACGATCGCCATCCGGCTGAAGCCGACCTTCTCCAATGTCTGCATCCAGATCTTCTACACCCTGGACGGCAACACTCCGGTGATCGGCAATCCCGACACCTTCGCGCTCATCTATCCGTTCAAGGTGCCTCTCTACGTCTTCAAGAGCACGACCGTGACCTTCTTCGCGCGCTGCAACGTCACGCAGCAGCAGGGACCGATCCGCCAGGCGGTCTACGACCTGGCCCAGCCGCTCCAGACGGACAGCGACAACGACGGCCTCCCCGATGCCTACGAGATCATGCCGGACGGCAAGGCCCGGGCCGGATTCGATCCGCTGAAGCCGAACCTCGACAGCGACGGCGACGGCATCAGCGACCTGGTGGAGGTCCTCCAGGGAACCGATCCGTTCTCGCCGTCCAACGTCATTTCGAACCCGCCGGGCCTCTACGTGCTGTCCGGCACGGCGGCGAACGGGGCGCCGGCCCTGACCGACTCGAAGGTGCGCACCGTCTCGATCGAGGGGAAGGTCCTGCTGCCGAGCTTCCCGGCCCTCGTCCATGCCGACGGGACCTGGTCGATCCTGATCGCCGAGCCGAACACCGACACCTTGCCGGCGGCCGTGGACGACAACGAGCCGGACGGCGACGTCCTGCTGACCCGGTTCATCGCGGCCTTCGAGCTGCCGTCCGTCACCCCCCCGGCGACCTGGACCGACGGCGACACCTGGCTGGCCGCGGCGCAGGCTGCCTACGGACAGAACCAGCTCCTCGCGGGGGTGACGCTCGATCCCCCCGCGAGCGGCATGGCGGCTCTGGCGGGACACGAGGCGGCCGAGCGTCTTCTGGATCTCGGCGCCCCCCCGGCCGACCCGCAGAACACGCAGCTCGGCCGTCCCGGCAAGGGGCTGTCCGAGGCCGACTTCATTCTTCTGTCCACGGTGACCGACGCCGGCACGCACGCCTTCCTTCTGAACAAGTCGATCGGAGACCCGAACGTCTCGGTCCTCGACCCGTACGCCCAGTTCGCGACCGATCTCCTGGCCACGATCGCCGAAGTCGGCGCCTCGGCCGAGACCCCGAGCGAAGAGGCGCTGGCGCAGCACCTGGCGGACGGCACGCTCGATGCGGCGCTTATTCCCGGCATGCTGACGCGAGGCTACGACGCGGCCGACCTTCTGGCCGTGGCCGCGCGGGCGAAGGCGGAGTCGGGGGCGATCTCGGGGGTGGTGGTCGGGGCGATCGCCCTCGACAAGCTGCAGCTGCCGGAAAATGCCGCGAACGGCGTCGCCCAGCAGCACATCGCCGCCGTCAGGCAGCAGGGGGATCTGATCCTCGCGATCGTGGACCAGGCGGGCGGAGACGTGGGGGCGCTGGCCGCCATCGAAGCCGGCGGCGAGGCGCTCGCCGAGGCCTGCCTGCAGGCGCAGCAGCAGGGAGGCCCGTCGATCCCGCAGCCGTCCCTCCCGGGGCCGGACACGGCCTCCGGCACGCAGGTCTCCAAGTCGGGCGCCACGATCCTCCTCGGTCCGTCGCTCGTGCAGGGTCCGTCGCCCGCGCGGGGTCCGTCGCCCGCGCTGTCCGACACCGGCTGCGGCGCCTCGGTGCTCTACACCGCCCTGCTCGCGGCCGATACCCCCGCCCGCAAGGCCTCCCTCCTCGCCAACATGGGAAGCCTGGTCTTCGCCATCCGGGCCGCCGACTGCGACCCGGCGGCCCTGGCGCAGATCGCCGCCTCGGTCGGCGGCTACCTGGTCCCGGACACCGTGGCCCCGGTCACGTCGATCACGCCCGCGCCGGGATACTTCACCGGACCGGAGCTCCCGGTCGATCTGTTCACCAACGAGCGGGCCTCCATCTATATGAAGACCGGCGGCGGCAACCCGGTCCCCGGCGAGGCCGGCACCCTGCGCTTTCTCGGGCGCGCGACCCTGATGCTGACGAGCGACACCGAAGTCCGCTACTTCGCCATCGACCCCGGCGGAAACCAGGAGACGGTGAAGTCGGCGACCTACAGGCTGGACCGCGACGCCGACGGGGTGCCGGACGTTTCGGACAACTGCCTGTACGTGCCGAACCCGTCCCAGGCGGACGCCGACGCGGACGGGCGGGGGGATGCGTGCGATCCGGCCCGCTGCGGGAACGGCGCTCTGGAGTTCGGCGAGACGTGCGACGACGGAAATCTCCTGGACGGCGACGGCTGCTCGCGGACCTGCCTGCCGCAGAAGCGGGTCGACCTGGCGGCGCAGGCGGCCGACCTGACTCTGCTCGGCGCGGGGGCGGGACACGGTCTCGGCCGCTCGCTGGCGGCCGGCAAGGGTCCGATCGGCGGGAGCTCGACCGGCTGGGCGGCCGTGGCGTACACCGGATGGACCTTCGGCGCGGCGACGGGATTGCCGGGCGTCCTCGTCGTCGGCCTGCGCCCGCCGTTCGGCGGGGGGACGCGCGACCTGGCGACGCAGCCCGCCGAGACGACCTTCGGCGACGCGCGCGGCGGCGACTGCGGCGCCTCCGTGCTCGCGGCCGACGTGAATCGTGACGGTCTCGACGACCTGGTGATCGGCTGTCCCACATGGATCGAGCCGCCCGAGCCGGAGAAGGGGGCGGTGTTCGTCTACCTGGCGCCATTCGCCGCGGGGGAAATCGTCATCGGGCCGGCGACGGCGCAGGTGTCGATTCTCGGCGGCCAGGCGGGTGAGCATCTCGGCGCGGCGGTCGCAGCGGGCGACTGGGACGCCGACGGCGATCTCGACATCTTCGCCGGGGCCCCATCGTTCGATCTGACCCCCGCTCTGGAGAACGGCCGCGCGGTCCTCGTTCTTCTGGATCACTTTGGCCCCCCCAGCTACGACCTGGGGGTCACGACGGCCCCGCCGGCGCTCGAGCTGCGCGGGGCGGCCGGATCGCATCTGGGCTCGAGCGTGGCGCTGGGGGACCTCGACGGCGACGGCAGGCCGGAAGCGGCCGCGGGCGCGCCGGACGCCTCGCCGATCGGGCGGGGATTCGCCGGCGCCGCCTACGTCCATCCCGATTCGAACTCCGCGCCGGGCGGTGTGGTCAACGTGGTCGCCAACGCGAATCGGGTGGCGCTGATCCAGGGGGCCGCGGCCGGAGACGCCGCGGGGCGCAGGGTGCGGCTCGGCGACCTGAGCGACGACGGGCGGGCCGACCTGGTCCTGTCGGCGCCGCTCGCCGACGGCGCGACACCACCCGGCGGGACCGACGGCGGCGCCGTCTACGTCGGGTTCGAGGCCTCCTCCCGGTTGTCGCCGGGAAGCGTCGTCGACCTGGCCGGCCCGGCATCGTGGATCACCAAGATCGAGGGGCCGGCCCTCAACGGCAAGGGGAACGAGGTCGTGATCGAGGACCTCGACATCGATCACGAAGGGGAGGTCATCACCGGCGCGCCGTTCGCCCCGCCGGGGCGCGGGCGCGTCGTGGCGCACAGTCCGCGCCCGGGGGCCCCGGCGCTCGACCCGGCCCAGGAGGAGGCCCGGGCTCCGCTGCTTCTCACCGGCAAGGCGGACGGCGATCACCTCGGCCTGGGACTGGCCGCGCGCGATTTCAACGAGGACGGCCGCCCCGACCTGGCGGTGGGGGCGCCCGACGCCAGTCCGTCCGGGCGCAACCGGGCCGGATCCGTCTACATCTTCCTGATGCCCGGGGCGGACGCCGATCACGACGGCCTGCCGAACACCGTCGATCTGTGCCCGCACGATCCGCTGGGGATCAATCCGGCCGCCATCCTGCACGGCGGGATCTACGTGCAGGCGGACGCCGACGGCGACGGGCGCGGAGACGACTGCGACAACTGCCCGGCGTCGTTCAACCCGTCGCAGATCGACGGCGACGGGGACGGCGCGGGCGACCCCTGCGATCCCGCCCCCGCCGCGATCCCCGCGGCCCCCTGCGACGGCGTGTTCGACGTCCTGAACGGCTATCCCGACAGCGACGGCGACGGCTTCGGGGACGCCTGCGATTGCCGCCCGCTCCTCGCCTCGGCCCATCCCGGCGCCCCGGAGATCTGCGACGGGGCCGACAGCAACTGCGACGGCGCCGTCCTCCTGGTCGAGGCGGACGCCGACGCGGACGGCTACGCGGTCTGCCGGAGCGACTGCGACGACGGCAATCCACTGCGCCATCCCGGCGCCGCCGAAGCCTGCAACCGGATCGACGACGACTGCGACGGCGTGGTCCCGTCCGCCGAGGCGGACCTGGACCAGGACGGTCTCGCCTCCTGCGAGGGGGATTGTCTCGACAGCAACCCGGCCGTGCGTCCCGGCATCCCGGAGGTCTGCCGCAACGGCCTGGACGACAACTGCAACGGGCGAATCGACAACCAGGAGGCGGCCTGCGTCTCCCCGTCCTGCGTGGGAATCGCGCTCGGAGCCGCGGGGAGCGATCCCGTCCTGACCCTCGGCAATCCGCTCGCCTGCCCCACGGGGTTCACGCTGCCGCGCCCGATCGACCTCATCTGGGGGAACGTCGCCGACCTGCGCATCGCGAACGGCCAGGTGCATCTCGGCACCGTGACCCCGATCGCCTGCGGCCAGATCGCGGCGGCCTATCTGTTCGATCCGCAGCCGCCGGCCATCGGCAAGTCCGACTTCTACCTGGCGCGGGAGACCGGCCAGGCGTCGTACGGCTCGGGCACCGGCGGTCTGCCGCGTCGACCGGACGCGGCCGACTGCCCGTGA
- a CDS encoding response regulator — MTAARPLQSILVVDDDVDFCASLATILRSDQVEVRTAATLDEAEGLLRRRSFDLVITDLRLSGAPDFEGLQVIGRAKERAPATRVVLLTAFGGAAVERAARRLGALECWSKGMPVPDLIARLRGLGVPVRPTRAPAP; from the coding sequence GTGACCGCCGCCCGCCCCCTTCAGAGCATCCTGGTCGTGGACGACGATGTGGACTTCTGCGCGTCGCTCGCGACGATCCTGAGATCGGACCAGGTCGAGGTGCGCACCGCCGCGACCCTCGACGAGGCGGAAGGACTCCTCCGCCGGCGGTCGTTCGACCTGGTGATCACCGACCTGCGTCTGAGCGGCGCCCCCGACTTCGAGGGGCTCCAGGTGATCGGGCGGGCGAAGGAGAGGGCGCCCGCCACCAGGGTGGTCCTCCTGACCGCCTTCGGCGGCGCCGCGGTCGAGCGGGCGGCCAGGAGGCTCGGGGCGCTGGAGTGCTGGAGCAAGGGGATGCCGGTGCCGGACCTGATCGCGCGCCTGCGCGGGCTCGGAGTTCCCGTCAGGCCGACCCGGGCCCCCGCGCCTTGA
- a CDS encoding sigma-54 dependent transcriptional regulator: protein MTQATRKILIVDDDPSLNEALAGLLAHAGHPVSCAETGTAALEIATRVPVRLALVDVRLGGESGLDLLPRLRALRPEMAIIMMTAQGSIEMAVEAMQRGADNFVTKPLDPKRLLALVEKGLETWALRNRTARLERLGSGRAPARLGDSPGMAAALRLAEAVAGRDTTVLLLGETGTGKGMLARHIHALSPRRAQPFVELNCAGLQKDLTESELFGHERGSFTGATEKKIGLFEAADGGTLLLDEIGEMDYGIQAKLLKVLEEGRFRRVGGLAEIEADVRLLAATHRDLDRAVTQGGFRQDLLYRLNVFAIRLPPLRDRHADVLPLAYGFLAEYREAAGHAVPGPAPADPAISEAAARLLQSYAWPGNVRELRNVIERASILCSPASPIRPEHLPPLQAGAPAAPRGAALPTPVPATTIVDAEKRLLEQALKARGGNIRAAARDLGIARGTLYRKAKKYGIALDAPEGPE from the coding sequence ATGACGCAGGCGACCCGGAAGATCCTGATCGTCGACGACGACCCGTCGCTCAACGAGGCGCTGGCGGGACTGCTCGCGCACGCCGGCCACCCGGTCTCGTGCGCCGAGACCGGCACGGCGGCGCTCGAGATCGCGACGCGGGTGCCGGTGCGCCTGGCGCTGGTGGACGTCCGGCTCGGCGGGGAGAGCGGGCTCGATCTGCTGCCCCGGCTGCGGGCGCTCCGTCCGGAGATGGCGATCATCATGATGACCGCCCAGGGGAGCATCGAGATGGCGGTGGAGGCGATGCAGCGCGGCGCCGACAACTTCGTCACCAAGCCGCTCGACCCGAAGCGCCTCCTGGCGCTCGTGGAGAAGGGACTGGAGACCTGGGCGCTCAGGAACAGGACGGCCCGGCTCGAGAGACTGGGATCGGGCCGCGCGCCGGCACGGCTGGGGGACTCTCCGGGGATGGCGGCCGCGCTGCGCCTGGCCGAGGCGGTGGCGGGGCGGGACACGACCGTGCTGCTTCTGGGAGAGACCGGCACGGGGAAAGGGATGCTCGCGCGGCACATCCACGCCCTGTCGCCGCGGCGCGCCCAGCCGTTCGTGGAGCTGAACTGCGCCGGACTGCAGAAGGACCTGACGGAGTCCGAGCTGTTCGGCCACGAGCGCGGCTCCTTCACAGGGGCCACGGAAAAGAAGATTGGCCTGTTCGAGGCGGCGGACGGCGGCACGCTCCTTCTGGACGAGATCGGCGAGATGGACTACGGGATCCAGGCGAAGCTCCTGAAGGTCCTGGAGGAGGGGCGCTTCCGGCGCGTGGGCGGCCTGGCAGAGATCGAGGCCGACGTCCGCCTCCTGGCAGCGACCCACCGCGATCTCGATCGCGCGGTGACCCAGGGGGGCTTCCGGCAGGACCTTCTCTACCGCCTGAACGTCTTCGCCATCAGGCTTCCGCCCCTGCGGGATCGGCACGCCGACGTCCTGCCGCTCGCGTATGGTTTTCTGGCCGAGTACCGCGAGGCGGCCGGCCACGCCGTCCCGGGTCCGGCGCCGGCGGACCCGGCGATCTCCGAGGCGGCCGCGCGGCTCCTGCAGTCGTACGCGTGGCCGGGGAACGTGCGGGAGCTGCGCAACGTCATCGAGCGCGCCAGCATCCTGTGCTCCCCGGCGTCGCCGATCCGCCCCGAGCACCTGCCGCCGCTCCAGGCCGGCGCGCCGGCCGCGCCGCGCGGCGCCGCCCTGCCGACCCCCGTTCCGGCGACCACGATCGTGGACGCCGAGAAACGCCTGCTCGAGCAGGCCCTGAAGGCGCGCGGCGGCAACATCCGGGCGGCCGCGCGCGACCTCGGGATCGCCCGCGGCACGCTCTACAGGAAGGCGAAGAAGTACGGCATCGCCCTCGACGCGCCGGAGGGACCGGAATGA
- a CDS encoding two-component regulator propeller domain-containing protein: MLVAARLPALRQALIPALLLSGVVPAWALDPARQVTQYVHDVWQKADGLPQNSVKEIVQTRDGYLWLATQDGVARFDGVRFTVFNTRTTPAFLDDNVWALREDRDGRLWIGTRGGLMARTGNGFASYTTKDGLPANHVRGIYQDRKGTLWIANAGELAIFENGRGRVYKDRAGVGVTGGSSFCETADGSLWIAAGRLYRLKDDLFTVYDEARGVPGRVFVVAPGPDGALWYGTLGLGAGRIEGDRVVRVTVKEGLPSDMVMALGADRDGTMWIGTSGGGLVRYRDGTFAALRADNGLLADEVNSLREDVEGSLWVGTNGGGLHRLKDGDFLTFGIAEGLTTRVVSTVLESTDGSVWAGTVGGGAYRLRNGAFTRFTTKDGLPHDSVISIAEDGAGTIWLGTAGGGLSRMEKNGRFASFPKGNAEGGVIVSALEAGRDGSLWIGSDRGLRRLRDGVLTPVPDVVGGRAYVTALHEDARGTLWIGTFGGGLKSLRDGTVTAYTTKEGLSDDRVASLWEDAAGTLWIGTQGGGLDRFKDGAFTAWRARDGLCSDTVFRVLEDDLGNLWMSSNDGVFRVSKKDLESHSPGSGPPIECVPYGRSSGIRGSECNGGSQPAGWKGRDGRLWFPTGDGIVAVDPKHLRRNDRPPAVVVETLVADGRSLAGPAGREAVGGDAAGGDAAGGDVAGGGPVTVPAGTERFEFEYAALSFLDPAKMRFRYRMDGLDRDWVDAGTERVAHYTRLPPGQHRFRVVACNNDGVWNEAGASLDLYIKPFFYQTWWFYGLCAASVVLLGGGAFRLRVRRLETRQRELSTLVAVRTEALTIAQDQLKEWNRTLEGRVREATLAVKESERMAAYGHMVAGVAHEVRHPIFALQAAAYVLTDGLAERTDLRSQLNILERETKRMTTLMDDLLQFARPAELVFAPADVKALLHEAVETYRDEHPGDATAMEVHAADGLPSVVLDRSRLVQVLLNLMDNARKHAAGMTRITLTASAAGSGGGMGPGSGAGKAGETTVRLAVANDGAGVAADHLSRIFEPFYTTGRGSGLGLAIVRRIVRDHGGSIDVESKPERGTVFTIILPARGPA, encoded by the coding sequence ATGCTCGTGGCGGCGCGGCTCCCGGCGCTGCGCCAGGCGCTCATCCCCGCGCTCCTCCTGTCCGGGGTGGTCCCCGCCTGGGCGCTCGATCCCGCCCGCCAGGTCACGCAGTACGTCCACGATGTCTGGCAGAAAGCCGACGGCCTGCCGCAGAACTCCGTGAAGGAAATTGTCCAGACGCGCGACGGCTACCTGTGGTTGGCGACCCAGGATGGCGTGGCCCGTTTCGACGGCGTCCGCTTCACCGTGTTCAACACCCGCACGACGCCGGCGTTTCTGGACGACAACGTCTGGGCGCTGCGGGAGGACCGGGACGGCCGGTTGTGGATCGGCACGCGCGGCGGCCTCATGGCGCGGACCGGGAACGGGTTCGCGTCGTACACGACGAAGGACGGCCTCCCGGCCAACCACGTGCGGGGGATCTACCAGGATCGGAAGGGGACGCTGTGGATCGCCAACGCGGGGGAGCTGGCGATCTTCGAGAACGGCCGCGGCCGCGTCTACAAGGACCGGGCGGGAGTCGGCGTCACCGGCGGGTCGTCGTTCTGCGAGACCGCGGACGGGAGCCTGTGGATCGCCGCCGGCCGCCTCTACCGGCTGAAAGACGACCTGTTCACGGTGTACGACGAAGCCCGCGGGGTCCCGGGCCGGGTCTTCGTCGTGGCCCCGGGGCCGGACGGGGCCCTCTGGTACGGCACGCTGGGCCTGGGGGCGGGACGCATCGAAGGGGATCGCGTCGTGCGGGTGACCGTGAAGGAGGGCCTGCCGTCCGATATGGTGATGGCCCTGGGCGCGGACCGCGACGGAACCATGTGGATCGGCACGAGCGGCGGCGGCCTGGTGCGCTATCGCGACGGGACCTTCGCCGCGCTGCGCGCCGACAACGGGCTTCTGGCCGACGAGGTCAACTCGCTGCGCGAGGACGTCGAGGGAAGCCTCTGGGTCGGGACCAACGGCGGCGGGCTTCACAGATTGAAGGACGGGGATTTCCTGACGTTCGGCATCGCCGAGGGGCTCACGACCCGGGTGGTGTCCACCGTCCTCGAGTCCACCGACGGCTCGGTGTGGGCCGGGACGGTGGGAGGCGGCGCCTATCGCCTGCGGAACGGCGCGTTCACGCGCTTCACCACGAAGGACGGGCTGCCGCACGACTCGGTGATCTCGATCGCCGAGGATGGGGCGGGAACGATCTGGCTCGGCACGGCCGGCGGCGGGCTGAGCCGCATGGAGAAGAACGGCCGGTTCGCCTCGTTCCCGAAGGGGAACGCCGAGGGAGGCGTCATCGTCAGCGCGCTCGAGGCGGGACGTGACGGGAGTTTGTGGATCGGGAGCGATCGCGGCCTGCGCCGCCTGCGCGACGGTGTTCTGACCCCCGTGCCGGACGTGGTCGGGGGGCGGGCGTACGTCACCGCCCTGCACGAAGACGCGCGCGGGACCCTCTGGATCGGCACGTTCGGGGGGGGCCTCAAGAGCCTGCGGGACGGCACGGTGACCGCCTACACCACGAAGGAAGGGTTGTCGGACGACCGGGTCGCGTCGCTGTGGGAGGACGCCGCGGGGACCCTCTGGATCGGCACGCAGGGAGGCGGCCTCGATCGCTTCAAGGACGGGGCGTTTACCGCCTGGCGCGCGCGCGACGGCCTGTGCAGCGACACCGTGTTCCGGGTGCTCGAGGACGACCTGGGGAATCTCTGGATGAGCTCGAACGACGGCGTGTTCCGCGTCTCGAAGAAAGATCTCGAGTCGCACAGCCCCGGAAGCGGTCCCCCCATCGAGTGCGTCCCCTACGGCCGATCGAGCGGCATCCGGGGGAGCGAGTGCAACGGCGGCTCGCAACCGGCCGGGTGGAAGGGGCGCGACGGCCGTCTCTGGTTCCCGACCGGCGACGGCATCGTGGCGGTCGACCCGAAACACCTGCGCCGCAACGACCGCCCGCCCGCGGTGGTCGTGGAGACGCTCGTCGCCGACGGGCGCAGCCTCGCCGGCCCGGCGGGCCGCGAGGCCGTGGGCGGCGATGCGGCAGGCGGCGATGCGGCAGGCGGCGATGTGGCGGGCGGCGGGCCGGTCACGGTGCCGGCCGGAACGGAGAGGTTCGAGTTCGAGTACGCCGCCCTGAGTTTCCTGGACCCCGCGAAGATGAGATTCCGCTACCGCATGGACGGGCTCGACCGCGACTGGGTGGACGCCGGGACCGAGCGCGTCGCCCATTACACGCGCCTGCCGCCCGGACAGCACCGCTTCCGGGTGGTCGCCTGCAACAACGACGGCGTGTGGAACGAGGCCGGGGCCTCCCTGGATCTCTATATCAAGCCGTTCTTCTATCAGACCTGGTGGTTCTACGGCCTGTGCGCCGCCTCGGTCGTCCTCCTCGGAGGGGGGGCCTTCCGCCTGCGGGTCCGCCGCCTCGAGACCCGCCAGCGGGAGCTGTCCACCCTGGTCGCGGTGCGCACGGAGGCGCTGACGATCGCCCAGGATCAGCTGAAGGAGTGGAACCGCACCCTGGAGGGGCGCGTGCGGGAGGCGACCCTGGCGGTGAAGGAGTCGGAACGGATGGCGGCCTACGGGCACATGGTCGCGGGCGTGGCGCACGAGGTCCGCCACCCGATCTTCGCCCTGCAGGCCGCGGCCTACGTCCTGACGGACGGCCTGGCCGAGCGCACCGATCTCCGCTCGCAGCTGAACATCCTGGAGCGCGAGACGAAGCGCATGACGACCCTGATGGACGATCTCCTTCAGTTCGCTCGTCCCGCGGAGCTGGTGTTCGCTCCGGCCGACGTCAAGGCCCTGCTGCACGAAGCGGTGGAGACGTACCGGGACGAGCACCCGGGGGACGCGACCGCGATGGAGGTGCACGCGGCCGACGGCCTTCCGTCCGTCGTCCTGGACCGAAGCCGCCTGGTGCAGGTCCTCCTGAACCTGATGGACAACGCGCGCAAGCACGCCGCCGGGATGACGCGCATCACCCTGACCGCGAGCGCGGCCGGGTCGGGGGGCGGAATGGGGCCCGGGTCGGGGGCCGGCAAGGCCGGAGAGACGACGGTGCGCTTGGCGGTGGCGAACGACGGGGCCGGTGTGGCCGCCGACCACCTGTCACGCATCTTCGAGCCGTTCTACACCACGGGAAGGGGATCCGGTCTCGGGCTGGCGATCGTCCGCCGGATCGTGCGGGACCACGGCGGCTCGATCGACGTCGAGTCCAAGCCGGAGCGGGGGACGGTCTTCACCATCATCCTGCCGGCCCGGGGACCCGCTTAG